The nucleotide sequence TCTGGAGCCCCCAAAGAGAGCGAGCCCTAATGTGGACGGGGAGATGGGCAGATCTGAGTGGGGATGGGGAAGAAAGGGGTCTTACATGGGAAGGTGGATCCATGGCCCAGGGACTGGggacccccatgacagctggaaggagaagagaggtgtATGGAGCGTGGAGGGCGGAAAAGGGCGGTGGCTCGGCGTGCCCCAGCCTGGGACCCTCCCCTGTCCCAAGTGTCCACACACCCAGCACGCCCCCATCTTCACCCGGTGCCCTCCTGGCCTGGGGTGTGTGAGGGACTCGCCTGGGGCTCCCGGAGGCTGCAGCATCTCCATCCGCTCTTGCAGCTGCCGAACGTGAGCCTCCAGGTCTCGGTTCCGGACTTCGGCCTCCTGCAATTGGCTGCAGGAAAACAGGAAGGTAAGCCAGCCCATAGGGTGAAGGACTGGGAAGGTTGCTGGCACCCCGCACTCTGACTCCAACCTGGAGAAGTTCTGGTTGGCAGTGCGGATGGCTTCCAGCTCGCGGCTCAGGCTCTGCCGGGTGAGAACCTCCTCTTCCAGGGCTTCCTGGAGCTCCCGCAGCGTCACGACGGTCTCAGCCTCTGCTGCAGGGACAGCTGTTGGGCCGGCCACTTCTGCCTGTAGGTGGGGATCGAGTTTGGGACCACCACTGGGCTCAGTCCTGCACACCCTTCCCCTGGCCTTCTCTCTGGTAACCTAGTAGGTTCTGGGACAGTCAATACGGGCACTGAAGGGCTGGCATCAGAACTTGATTGTGTCCCTCCCAATCCCACAGTGCTTCAGACAAATCTGGCTTTACCCACAGGCCTCTGGTCTGCTCTCTacatcctcccctccttccaaGGCCACCTACCACCTGTAGCTTTAAGAAACAGCATCCCACCTGGTGAGCTCTGGTCTCATTCTTCCACCTGATAGGGACCTCTAACTCAGCCTCCTCCAGGTGATCagcagtccctccctcccttccagccCTGGTTGGTGTTGCTTTCCGACCCCACACCCAGCCCGGGTAGCATCTACCGCTAAGCTGCGGATTCCCtagttctctgttatttttcactcgaagacagggtctcattgcaTAACACAAGCAAGCCTTGACTTTGGGATCCTTCCTGAGTACCTAGGGCATGCTACTGGGTCTTACTGAAGCAGCAGCCTGCCAGGGGCCACTGCGATGTCCTGTAAACTGCAGTACTTAGCTCAGCAGGTGCACCCACCCAGCaagctctgcccttctctctgcaggttcttggtcagccctcctctcctctgtctaCTCACCACTTGATTGGGTGGGGACACTGGTGGCTCCAAGTTGAGCACTTGCAAGTCTGCCTCAGGCAACTGCAGGGCCTCCAGTTCCATAGGGGTGGGGTCCAGGACCTCATTGTctctgagaagaggaagaggctgcCAAACAGGGATCTGGGGCTCCCTAGCCTGTGGGTAGGCCAGGCTTCCAAGACCCCATGGCTCAAGGAGGAGCAGGGCAAACTGCCAGGGCTAGTTGACAGCCCCTCCTCTGCCTAACAAAGCCTCTGCTGACAGGACCTCTGCCTCTTGGCTACTTTGCTGGCTGACTGAGCAGTATGGCTCTACAGAGGGTGGGCTATATCCTCTTCTACCCAGTGTGGGATAGAAGCTGCTATCAAAACATAGGCTGTTCTTAGTTAGCTGTGCCTGTCTGGGACATGCCCAATGGTAATCACCTGTACAAGTTTCCTCTAAGTGCTCCTGCTTCCCAGTTTACTCCTGACACGTGGCCTATTCATTTGTCATTTTGTGGCAATGCAGATTAAGCCAGGAAATCATACAGGAAAGTTAAGATCTCTCTgttgttaagacagggtttctctgtgtagccccggctgtcctggaactcactctgtagaccatgctggcctcaaactcaagattgcccatttctgcctccccaggtggtgggattaaaggcatgtgccatgcctaaataggttttttttttctttaaggatttattattatctttagtactttttaaatctttgtctttcttttgagacaagagttcatgtagcttaggctggcctggaacttgctatagcTAATGATGGCTGTGAACTTTTCATCTTCCTGTTGTCTCCTCCCTGGTGCTTGGATGACAGGTGTGACCCACCATGCATCCTTTCCACAGTGCTGAGGTCAAAGCCCAGGACCTgagtgtgctaggcaagcactccccCCAGAGCTGGGATGCTCTCCTATACGGGGCCATGCTCCCAGTCCAGGAAGCACTGTCTTACCTGAATAACTGATTTCTTGTTTAGTTGTTTTTGAGACCAAGCTCTTACTATGTACCGTACtgtaccaggttggccttgaccttGTGACTCTCCTACCTCCACTATCCCAGTACTGGCACCATACGTGTGCCACCACATGCCTAACCAATAATGAATTTATTTCTGGTATTTCAAGACaagttctcactctgtagcccaggctggcctccttgATGGTGGGGTTCCAGGGTAAGACACCCTGCCTAGCAATAGTGGATGCTGTctatcttttgtttcttgtagcccaggctggtattagactcactatatagcccaaaatggtcttgaacttctgatcctcctgcctctactctaagtgctggaattacaagtttgtgccaccacacctagcataATGAATGGATGCTTTGAAAAGGCTTTactgaccaggcatggtggtacatacctataatcatAGCACTCTAAGGCCAGCTTAGGCTGTATGAAcaagatcctgcctcagaaaagaagacaaaaaaactttaaaaacttaaaagttgttttattattatgtacTCCAATAAGTTAATGTTCTTAAAATAAACTGTCAGATTCCAGGCCTGTTTCCTAAGAACCTGGGTCCTATGACATATCTTAGAAATATAAAAGTCAATAGCTGGAAGATTCTGGAAGGCTGAGAATAGATTTTTGGGTTATACAACTGAACTGAAATGCTGAAGTACATAtggccaggaaagccagagctacataatagagggactggtctcaaaaaagcaaaacaaaacaaagtacatATGTGTTCCTGTACAGGCTAGTCttatgtcagcttgatacaagctGACGTCATcaaagaggagggagcctcaattaagaaaatgcctttaaGCCCgctggtggcagtggtggcacatatgtttaatctcagcactcgggaggcaaaggcagcctagtctacagagtgagttccaggacagctagggctactcagagaaaccctgtctcaaaaaaccaccaaCCTAAAACCATCAAGCTCCAGGCAAgcctatagagcattttcttaattagtcattGATGGGCGAGGATCCAGGCCCATTGCTGGtaaagcaggccagtaagcagcaccctccatggcctctgcaacagctcccgcctccaggttcctgccctatttgagtttctgccctgacttccttcagtgatgtacAGTGATGTGGAGTGGAAGCGTGATGTGgagtggaagccaaataaaccctttcctccccaacctgcacttggtcatggtgtttcattacagcgacagaaaccctaactaagacagttccTAAGAAACCTTGGTTTCAAGACTGATCCTTCGAACTGACTGACTGAGGTGAGCCTTCACACACATAGCCAGTAGGCAATCACGCTTACCTGAGGGCCATGCAAGAGTAGGAGTAACCCACGAAAGGCAGGTGGACCCCAAGTGGCATGTCCTCCTGCATGTCCGATAGTGTCTCCTATGGAAGAGGTGCAGGGCTGTGGCCAACAATTGTCAGGGTTGGCCCCTCACCCCTCTCTAATCATAGCATGACTGTCCCCATTAAGCCAACCCCATGAGTTAAGGTGTCCCTTctatcattttctcttctatcttgcTGCTTCTTGTTGGGCCTCGGCCCACACCACACTTTTCTCTACTGCAGTGGGTCACGGCAGGACCTAGAGCTTGTTGAATCTAATGCTGAGAGAGCACTGCCCTGAGAGAGGATCTCCTGCCTCTCTTGGAATCCTTTGGGGCCTCAGCTCAGTCTCCTCCAAGAAGCTCTTCAGCACCTTCCAGGCAGGGTCCATTTTAGCCTTGCTAACAGTGAGACCTCACTGTCTGGAGAACTGGTCACCTGTGTGTCCTCAAGTCTGAGTGGGCACATTGCAGTGCTCTAGGTAACGATGTGGGAACAAAGAAGGTGGTCActccattgttttatttttcaagggggaggtctcactatgtagccctgactggcctggaactcacgatgtagaccatgttggccttgatccaccagagatctacctgcctctgcttctgaagccctgggattaaaggtgtgcaccatcacacctagcTGATCATCCCAATTTTATGAGGGGGTTAGGGAAGTCCCCTTAACCACTCAGGAATTGCAGGTACGTACCCCGCCCCCGCTCACCATGGCAGTGAGCCGGTCCTCTACCACATCAAAGTTGCATGTGTCCGTGGCACCCTCGAAGTCTGGTGTAAAGGGGGGTACACTGTCTCGGAGAACCTCCCAATCAAGGCCACAGAAGAAAGGGTGCTTCTGGAAATCACCTGCCCCACCTCGGCCTAGCCTCATCTCCGCAGGGCACAGCAGGCCCCGAATGAGATCTTGAGCTTCCTCAGGGACACCCGTGTctgccagaggcagagacaggtgttcctgttcagaaagcagagaaaagcgAGTCAGTCCTGGGTTGAAGAGCTGCCTCATTGGGCAAGAGCATTGGCTGTTTCAGCAGAGATACCACGGTTCTAtgtcccggcacccacatggcagcacacaagTCTGTCTCTACTTCCAGGGGAACACATGCCCTTTGACTTTCGTGAGCACttacatagtgcacagacatacaggcagctTAAACTTATACATACTtatataaatatctttttaaaaaagcctggGAGCATGCGCCATCATGCCAGGCGCCCTGCTGGCTCCCGTGCTCACCTTGTAATGCACGATCTTGGCATACGTCTCAGCGGTGGAGTCGGCGTAGAAGGGTGTCTGCCCGTAGAACATTTCATAGGCGAACACGCCCAGCGCCCACCAGTCACACTCAGGCCCGTAGCTACCTGCCCCAGGCCCTCCGCCAACAGCCTGCAGAATCTCAGGAGACAGGTAGTCCGGGGTGCCCACAGCCACCAGCGACCTCACCTGTGCCAACCAGACCTAAATGCTTAAGCCCTTCCCCTGACTGTACAATCTGGAGCACAGGATGTCCCCAGTAAAGCTCCTTTCTTGCTCCACATCCAGCCCAGCCCTTACCCAAGCCCCACTCTTCAGCTCTCCAACCCAACCCCGCCTCCTGCACCTTCTGCTCCCTAACTGGTGGGGAGAGTTTCACCAGGCTCTTCCCATCATACCTTTCCATCAGGCTGGAGTTTGAGGCAGGAGCCAAAGTCGGCCAGACGGATGTGCCCACACCGGTCCAGCAAAATGTTATCTGGTTTGATGTCCCTGTGCACAGACAAGGAAGGAGGTGCTTGAAAGACTGTACTCCTGGGTCCCATCAGGCTCGGTCCAGTTCCACCCCAGCAGGGATTCTACAATTCTAGACCCCATTCCTGCCCCCAATGGGATCTGACCTCAAGGTACCCTTCCTTCCCACACAAACTCTGCTAACCCTCCAAGGGCCCTGCCACGCCCACCTGTGCACGTAGCCCAGCCGGTGCACCGAGTCTATGGCCATGACAATCTCGGCCAGGTAGAAGCGCGCCATCTCGGCGGGGATCCGCTCCCCAAACTTGCTCAGCAGCGTTAGCAGGTCCCCGCCCACGTAGTATTCCATGACCAGGTACTGGGAGCAGGCGTGTCACAGGGGGTTGGTTGCCCCCAAGACTCCCTGAGACACCCCATCCCCAAGCATAGAGCCCTCCACTGTGATAGAGTGCCCCAGAGATATGAACCAAGGCCAAACCAGACATCACCTCTTTTCTCAAGAAAggtccctcttcttcctgagacATATTCCTACCCGCCCCCGGCCTACGGCTGCTCTCCCTACTTCAGCTTTCTTGACTTGAGGTGGTGTATCTGTCACTCCTTCCTGGTCACCCGGGCCCGGAGCTCACCAGGTAGTTCTCATCCTGGAAGGCAAAGTGCAGCTGCGTGATCCAGCGCCGGTCCCCTTTCACCAATACATCCCTTTCTTCCCGGAAGCACGACACCTGTGAGGCAGGAGCGATGCTGCAGAAGGTGAGCTGGAGAGATAAGGGCGCCTCCCCCAGCCCTGGTCCTCACCTCGCCTCTCTTCAGCATGTCCCACTTATTCATAATCTTCATGGCATACACCTGGCCTGTCTGTTTCATCTTCACCACCGCTACCTAAAGGCAGAACCGGGATGATAGCTGAGGTGGCAGGGAAAACAGCAAGGCTCACTCAGATAGGACTCCACCCTTATCTCCACCCAGCCTTAGCCACGCCCCCATGCACAACACCCACTGACCCCCCCAACCCCGCCTCCACCCGAGCCTCAGCTTCAAGCTCATTCATCAATTTTTAAGGCTATGCCCCACCCACCTCAAGTAAAGTTCCACTCTCGGGCCCCTCAAAGACTCACCTCACTGAATGCCCCTCGCCCGATCACCTTCAGAATCTCAAAGTCATCCCTCTGCAGTCGGACCTCCTTAAGCCTTGCTGCAATGGGATCcactgggtgggggtggaggaagagCCAAAGGTCACGAGAACACTAGAGGCAAGTGTGGTACCCTCagtctcctcttccctctgccccttAGGTTGATTTTAGGGTTCTGCTTCCAAAACCTCTGTGATGTTTGGGGGCCCAGAACTGTTTCCACAGGACTGTAGGGCcgaaagggaggcagagggagggaagccCAAACCCATGTGACATTAGGGTGCTCAGTCAGGTCCCCTGAGATTCTCATTTAATGTCTTGCACCATGGCCTCAAAAGGCAGTGGTGTCTAGCACAGCCAATGTGAAGACTGCACTTGGGAAACTTTAGTAGAGcctggagtgggggagggcaCAGCCCACCAGCATCCTAGACACTGCTAGAAGCATTCTTGGTCTCCAAAGTGGGTAGAAGAGCCTTCTTACAGCCAAAGTTCCAGGAGATAAGGTCCTGAGCTAGGGTGCTTCAATAGGAGGGGAAGGCAGCCAGGTCAGAGGCTGGCAACTAGGGagcagggggcagagagagaccAGGCCTCCTTTGGGAAGTGGTCAGGACTGAGAGTGAGGATGGAGAAGGAATGAGCATAGGAAAGAGGGAGATGGTGGGTCCTGGAGAAGAGAGGGGCTCGGGTAAAGTGGGCCGTCAGAGAAGACACAGCCAGGGCCAAGGCTGAGGGGGGGTTGGGAGGAGAGAGCCAAGGCATTGAGCCCTTTTAAGGCAGCGGGAACCCaggccccctcccccgcccaggcctggcaggggaggggaggggcccaCGGGATGCTGCTCGGGCCACAAAAGGACTGCTCCTTTCCAGTGGgccagacccccacccccacccctgttctCAGTTTACCCCCTACCAGCCCTGCCCCATCCTCTGCAAAAAGGGAGGTTGAAGGAGTCCCtgagggctgcagagaagaaaagtCCTCCACAGGCTTAGTGGCCTAGCCCATGGCCTCCACCTTTCCATCTATGAAATGGGGGAGGAGAATGAGCTGGGGCCATAGACATGGGCATACAGGACAACGACCAAGAGCAGGACCCTTAATGATGGGCACAGAGCAACAAAACAGCGTTATTTGTAAGGAGGCTGGGGTAAGCCTGTACTCTGGCTGATGTGGAGCAGGGGCAGATAAGGTCCAAGCCCATCCACTAGGCCTCAGACCTTTGCAGAAGGGCATTTAAGTTGTGAGGGGAACTAGAGGCCTTGAGCTAGAACCACGAAAGCAGGCGGAAAGCCAAATGAAATCCCCCGTCTGGGCAGCCCAGTCCAGGAGGGTCCAAGACACACTCCGAAGCTCAAAGTGTTCCTCCTTAATTTGGGGGACATAAAGGATGCTGGGTGGCGCCTGTCTGCCGGGCTGGTTCTCCCCCAGGGCCTCTGTGAGTCACTGTGCCCTCACAGCTCCTGGACACCTGTCAGGGCAGCTGGGGAGGCAGACGCCAAACACCTGCCTACGGGCCACACCCTGGCAGCTGCCCCACGCTCTCCCTCCCCACACTCTGGGAAACCAGGGAGGGCTGTATTTTGGAGGGTGAGGGTCCTATAAGAGAAAGCTACCAGGCCCCTTTGTGGGTGCAGAGAAGGCAGCAGGTTGTGCCCACCCCAGCCTGCACTGGCTGAGTCATGGCTGGCCTCCACTGACCCTAGTCTGCCCCAGCAGGGGAGCTTGGGATCAAGGCCTGAACTCTGCTTGAGTCCGGACAGGAAGACCTCGTCAAGCCTCCTGCCCTCCACAGCCAGTTCCTGCCCTGTAGACCCACCTCTGCCTTGTCCCTCCACCCCATGCCTCCTGCCCATACTCACCCCACTGCAAGAAGTCGGCCACATACTTGTCCTGGGCTAGGTGGGAGGCGCCCAGCTCCTGGTGGACGCCCAGGAGAAGGTCGAGCAGgggctccagccccaggaagccgggGTCCAGCACCAGCTGCTGGAGCTGCCTCAGCCGCACCTCGGCTGACATGTTGGGCAGGCAGCACCATGGCCCCTCCCCGGGCCGGAGCTCGGGGTCTTTCTGTCACGGGGCCTGGCTACCCCCGTCCAGGCCCCAGGACCCTGGCTGCATGTCTGCCTGTCCCTGACTATCCCTTGGGTCCCTCTGGCCAGTTCTAAGGCTGAggcctcctcctcttttccccacCCCTTGGCCCAGCCCCCCTCCCGCCTCCCAGCTTTAACCCCTCCTAAGCCAACACCCCAACTCCTTTCTTTCAGGGCCCCTCAAAACTCTTTGATGCCCAATGTCAAAGGATAGAGTAGTACTCCACAGATGACCCCCCAAAGCCCCTACCCACCCACAAAAGGGTAGAGCAGAGGGAGTTACAGGTGTGAGGTGTCAGTGCCCAGAAGTGCCAATCTAAGTTCAGagctgggaggggtggggaaagggGCTGATGCCTAGGCCCacaggggaggggggcagaggccAGGGGCAGCTTCTTCGTGACTCAGCAATGGATTCCGACTTTGGGACAGTTAAATTTAGTTCCTGTGCCTGCTGTATTACACACCCCCCCTTTTTTGGCAGGAGGTGGAAGGGAGATCAGAAGGGAACCTAGCCAGCCACCAGGGCCAGGGGTGACCTGCTGGCCCAAGCCTGGGGAAGGCAAGTGGTGGAGCCAGGCCCTCCCCAAGTGAAAGAGACCCCAAAATAGCTCCCTGGCCACAGGCCGGGGCAGCCACATTCCTGCCCAGGCTAGGATTAGAGACAGAAACAttttgggggttgggggtggagcCATCTGGACAGCCAGCCAGGAGACATGTTAGTGTCTTTCTAGGGTGGCCAGTTCTCTGGGGAGAAAATCATGGCCTCCAGCAGCTGGCACTTCAAGGGCCAGGGGCACCAGGCTGCAAAGGCATGTCCAGAAGATGAGGCacagctcaattcccagcaccctcccctcctcccggAAGAGCATGCTTGGATAGTCCTGACACTTTAAAACAAGTTTCAACACCTCTGAAGGACCTAGCAGGAAGGGGCCACCTCAGTCTCTTGATTCTGAGGGTCAGGGATTCTTCTTCCAAAGGACTCTGCTCAGGGCTAGGGGATGGGGAGGCAGAGTAAATTGGCCTTCCTTTGGTCAGAGCACAGCCCCCaggccccacccccaacacatcCCAGGGAACAGAGATAACCCTATGCcgggacagacacagacagacagacagacagacagacagacagacagacacacacacacacacacacacacacacacacacacacacacacacacaagccccaGGGAACAGAGACACTGTGCAAACAAAGACTTTAGTATAAATAAGAGGTCCAGGGGGGACAAGGAGGGCCCTGGGGGCTTCCATAATTTAACACTCTTCAAAAGCACAAACCATAGCGAGGGGTGGGGTGTGGGCTGGCTGGGGATACCCCCCCAGCCCTCTCACCCAGGGGCACTGTGGACTTGGGCTTTTGTGGGTGGAGTCTCTCCCAGGAGTGACcagtcacatgctgagacagggATGTGGGTTAACACTGATGCTTCAGAGGACAGGTCATTGTACTTGGCAGTGGGCAGAGGCCAGGGCTGAGGCACACAGGCCTCTACAACCCCATGGCTGGGCCAGTCTAGGGGAATCCCCAGCACTTGGACAGGGTGGGGTTTGCAGCAGTCCTTCCGTCATGATTAGTCTTGTTAATACAGGGATCCTTGAGGTCAGCAGGGAGGATTATGGCTAGGAGGCTGGGGGCATGGGACATCCACAGCTTCACACCACAGTGCCACTGGGGGAGTTGCCTGGTTGGGAGGAGATGCCCTGGGGAGGATGAAAGGGAGGCTGGATTAGACAATACCTGGGCTTCTGCCAGTGCTGGGGTTAGGGGGGCATCCGATGGGGGCCCCTTGGCTCCCAGTCCTAGAGCTGACATCCTGGCTAGGAACAACAGCTCAGCAGCCTTCCCTGCCCCAGGAGATCCTGGGCAGACAAGACAGGACAGTGGAGAAGGAGAGACTGGGGCCCACTTCCAGCTTGGGGATTGGTCCTACCTCTACCACTGACTTGCTGGGTGACCTGGGCCAACTTGCTTCCCCTGTCTGGGCCTCGGTCTCCTCGTCTGTAaactagggagacagaggggtGTCTTTTAGAGTTCACACTCCCCAAGTCCTACCATCCTGCCTTCGCTGAGGCTGCTCTGACTTTTAAGGCTTCTGAACTCTAACATTCCACAGCAAAGGATCTGAGGGACTGAAGGCAGTGTGGGGTTCCAGATGCTGAGCCCACGTGCTAAAGAACCAAGATAGACCAGTGCCAGGTTTTCATCTCACCAACTAAGAGCACAACCACCACACAGCCCATCTGCAAGGCACAGTGACCAGGATCACACACCAAGCACAAGTGCAGGCCTGAGCCCCTGTGATTCCCATCCAGGCCTTTAGctcagaaatggagaaaaagaggcAGGCCAGAAGCCAGGCCCTCGGTTCAATCTCAGACCAACAGTGTCAGCCCCAAAATAAAGTTTCACCATTTAAAATGCAGATTTCCCATAAAAATAGGTTCTGCCTTGAGTGTTAAGTGCTAAGGGTGGGCCAGACGGGCCATCAGAGGTTCTTCACATGGGGCTGTGGGCCCTACCACTCTGTCTCCTACACCTGACCTCTCTGCTGACTGATGCCTGGCATCCAGGAGGCCCATGACTCAGAGGGGAGCAGGATGAGAGGATCCTGCCCAGGGTGGGTGGACTCACCGCCTTGCCTGGCCGAGCCCAGGTGCAGATGAGGCCCTCCTGGCAGGCAGTGATGATACAGTCCTCCAGGAACAGCAGCACAGTCAGGCGCTCCTGAGCGATCTTCTTGCACACGAGCGGCTCCAGTAGTGGGACCTCATGAATTCGAGGGCACAGTGCTGTGCCCAGCACCTTGGCTGGGTCCAAGCGGCTACGGGGAGCAGGGCCACTGAGCTTGTCGTTGCTGCTATTGCCCCCACTGCCCCCACGGCTGATGTTCCCCAGGCTGTGGTAGCGCTTGTGTTCCTTTTCAGCCACTCGGTCCCGCCTCTCCTGCAGGGTCAGCGTGGCGAAGCGGCCAATGCTGAATGGTGTGCCGGGCTCCATTGCCGCACTAGGCCCACCAGCTTTGCCACCACCAGCTGGATGTGGGAGGCTGTTGGAGCGCGACAGGGAGCGGGGCAGGGGGCCTGTGcctgtctctccagcccgagaGCTACCAGAGGCTGGTGGGGTGGCCCCAGGTGTGCCTGGAAGGGTGCGGGTACGGGCCAGAGAGGGATGAGGGGAGAGCACATCCTCTGTGAGGTCCCATAGGCAGAACTGTGTGTCCTGGCCAGCTGAGCCAAAGCGGTAGGTGATGGAGCCAGCCTTGGGTAGTGGGGACAGTGGGGCTCCTGTGTCTGAGTTGGTGGCTTCAGGCTCTTCCTCCTCACCACTGGGATCCCC is from Microtus pennsylvanicus isolate mMicPen1 chromosome 1, mMicPen1.hap1, whole genome shotgun sequence and encodes:
- the Dmpk gene encoding myotonin-protein kinase isoform X6, which codes for MSAEVRLRQLQQLVLDPGFLGLEPLLDLLLGVHQELGASHLAQDKYVADFLQWVDPIAARLKEVRLQRDDFEILKVIGRGAFSEVAVVKMKQTGQVYAMKIMNKWDMLKRGEVSCFREERDVLVKGDRRWITQLHFAFQDENYLYLVMEYYVGGDLLTLLSKFGERIPAEMARFYLAEIVMAIDSVHRLGYVHRDIKPDNILLDRCGHIRLADFGSCLKLQPDGKVRSLVAVGTPDYLSPEILQAVGGGPGAGSYGPECDWWALGVFAYEMFYGQTPFYADSTAETYAKIVHYKEHLSLPLADTGVPEEAQDLIRGLLCPAEMRLGRGGAGDFQKHPFFCGLDWEVLRDSVPPFTPDFEGATDTCNFDVVEDRLTAMVSGGGETLSDMQEDMPLGVHLPFVGYSYSCMALRDNEVLDPTPMELEALQLPEADLQVLNLEPPVSPPNQVAEVAGPTAVPAAEAETVVTLRELQEALEEEVLTRQSLSRELEAIRTANQNFSSQLQEAEVRNRDLEAHVRQLQERMEMLQPPGAPARWPPGRGSGPMPAGGARPRAPPSPAAPCQGP